The sequence below is a genomic window from Nitrosomonas sp..
ACATTGCCGGGAAAACGGTCTTTGAGCTCCATCTTGTAGGCTGCAACCGGGCGTCCTACGGGGATTTCGAATTCATCCGGAAAATGCAGTGTATCGTAAACGGTACCGACCGAACGAAACTCGATTGTTCCGCCGCTGAGCCAGTCCAGGATCCGGCCCGCGAGCTGGTCGTGGCCGAACGTGCCGCAATAGTGGAGGCCGACATCCCAGCTGAAACCATCGCGTGTGAAAGCGTGAGTCAGCCCGCCAATCGTCTGCGCTTGCTCAAGCAGCAAAACTTTGTGATCCAGTCGGGAAAGCGCAGCGGCTGCTGTCATTCCGCCCATGCCGGAACCGATGACAATGACATCGAACGCGTTTGCTGACGGTTTGGCAGTCATTCGAGGGTTTTCCTCTTTTTCTGTAGGGTCAGTCAATCATAC
It includes:
- a CDS encoding NAD(P)-binding protein → MTAKPSANAFDVIVIGSGMGGMTAAAALSRLDHKVLLLEQAQTIGGLTHAFTRDGFSWDVGLHYCGTFGHDQLAGRILDWLSGGTIEFRSVGTVYDTLHFPDEFEIPVGRPVAAYKMELKDRFPGNVAEIDAYFEALLSAEEAGHMVGAERAMPEPFRSAHHWWNKHKIQHWCGRTTGEVITEFISDPKLAAVLSAQWGTYGGKPKEASFAVHATVMGHYLEGATYPVGGSAAIAREACSRD